GGCCTGTCTCGGTGATGGTCAAGGGCCAGCGAGGCACGACTGCGGCCTCGTTCCTGGTGGGAGCCGCCCTGCGTGCCAACGCGGTGATCCAGACGATCGCCGGCTCGAGCCCCTTGGCGCCGCCGCCTGGGGTCAAGGCCCTGGACTGGAGCCTGCCGCCGCTTGACGGGAAGATGGCCTGCGATGCTGCGGGCAACTTCTACTTCATCGGGAACGCCAGGGTCTGGAAGGTCACGACGAGCGGGACGCTTTCGCTGGTGGCCGGTGGCGGCGCCACCCTGGGAGACGGAGGCCCTGCCACCAACGCCCTGCTCAATAATCCGAAGGGCCTGGCCCTCGATGCCGCCGGCGCGCTTTATATCGCCGATACCGGCCACAATCGGATTCGCAAGGTCAGTGGCGGGCTCATCACCACCGTCGCAGGCGGGGGGAGCGGTTTCGGGGACGGAGGGCCCGCGACCGCCGCCCTGCTCAGCAACCCGAACGGGATCGCCCTGGATGCCGAGGGGACGCTCTACATCGCCGACACCAACAACAGCCGGATCCGGAAGGTCAGCGACGGGATCATTTCCACGATCGCAGGCAACGGTAACTTTGGCGCCACCGGCGACGGAGGACCACCCGCGAACGCGGTGCTCGGCTACCCCTTCGGCGTGGCCGTCGATGCGACGGGGGCGATCTATGTCGCCGACACCTACAACAACCGAATCCGCAAGATCAGCTCCGGCGTCATCACCACCGTCGCTGGCGGCGGGAGCGGTCTCGGGGACGGCGGGCCCGCCACCGGCGCGCAGTTGGCCTTCCCCCAGGCCATCGAGGTCGATGCGGCGGGCGCGTTCTACGTGGCTGATACCAACAACAGCCGGATCCGCAAGGTCAGCGGCGGGATCATCACCACCGTCGCCGGCGGAGGCAGCGCCAGCGACGATGGAGGGCCCGCGACCGGCGCCCAGCTCAGCAGTCCGCATGGGATCGCGCTGGATGCCACTGGGACGCTCTACCTGGTCGATTCGAACAGAAAGCGGATCCGCAAGGTGGTCGCTGGGACCATCACGACGGCTGCCGGCAACGGCTTTGCCTCGTTCGCGGGCGATGGAGGGCCTGCGACCGCCGCCCTCTTCTCAGCTCCCTACAGCGTGGCGGTCGACCCGCAGGGCACGGTCTATGTCGCCGAGCTTCAGAACAACCGCGTCCGCATGATCCGCGAAGGCATCGTGACCACCGTGGCCGGCGGCGGGAGCGCCACGGGAGACGGCGGACCGGCTACCGAAGCGTTGCTCAACGGCCCCTTCGGGGTCGCCCTGGGGCCGGACGGCAGCCTCTACATCTCGGAAGCGTACGGCAACAAGGTTCGGAAGGTGACCACCGGCATCATCACCACGGTCGCGGGCGGCGGGGGCACCCTTGGCGATGATGGGCCCGCGATCAACGCGAAGCTCGCCATGCCCGCAGGCCTGGCAGTGGACGCTTCGGGCAGTCTCTACGTCGCTGATACCGGTCAGCACCGGATTCGCAAGGTGAGCGGCGGGATCATCACCACCGTCGCAGGCGGTGGCAGCATCCTCGGCGACGAGGGGCCCGCCACCAGCGCCAAGCTCAATTCACCGTACGGGGTCGCGCTGGATGCGGTGGGCAATCTCTACATCGCCGACACCAGCCATTCGCGCATTCGGAAGGTGAGCACCGGCATCATCACCACCGTGGCGGGCGGCGGTAGCACGCTCGGCGACGGCGGGCCCGGCACCAGCGCCCAGGTCCTTACGCCCTACTCGGTGGCCGTGGACCCGCTGGGGACCCTCTACATCGCCGACACCAGCAACTACCGGATCCGCAAGCTCAGCAGCGGCACCATCACGACGGTGGCAGGGAGCGGAGCTCCGGGGCCCACCGGCGACGGGGGCCTTGCGACCAGTGCTCAGTTCTTTCCCGTGGGCCTCGCGGTCGACTCGGCCGGATCCTTGTACATCGCCGATGGGCAAGCGGGCCGCATCCGGAAAGTGTATTGAGCCTTGCGCTCGACTGGAAAGAGGCTCCCCATGCACCTGATGCGTCTGCCATTCGTTCTCGCCCTCGCCCTGATGCTGGCGGCTTGCCGCTTGCCGTCTTCCTCGGTCGCGCCGATGCCGAGCGGGCCGGAAAAGACCCAGGTCGAGGCGGAGGCCGTGCGCGAGTTGACGGGGAAGGTCGCTTTCCCTCGCGCACTGCGCCCCCAGGCGACCCTGGAGGAGGTGGCGGCCGGTGCCACGGTCTCGCTCATCAGCACGGGGACCAATCAGACCATCGCCACCACGGTCACCGATAGCGCGGGACGCTTCATCCTGACCTTCCGGAGCGCTTTCAAGCCCGATCCGGGCACCGTGTACTACCTGGAGGCTTCCAAGGGCTTGCGCGACAACTCGCCGAGCCTGCCCCTGGTCAGGGTCCGCACCCTCGCGAAGTACGTGAACGGCAAGTGGGCGACCATGACCCGCGACGAGATCCTCCTCGACGAGACGACCACCGCTCTTTCCATCGGCAGCGCCTTGCGCAACGGCAACCCCGCCCCGTTCGACTTCGCCTCGCTCATCGGGGCGGTCCAGATAGGCTCGCCGAGCGTCTACGTGCCCGTTCCGGGCCTCTCCGCGTCGGATTGCGACGCGATCCGGACGATCGTGAACCAGGCGCTCGTTGCGGATCGCGATCCCATGGCCTCCGTGGTGCTGGATAACGGGGTAAACGCCTGGGTGGCGGCGAACCAGGGCCAGCCGGACCTGATGGTCACCGTTTTCACCCCTGGCACCGGCGGGGTGGGGACGCCCGTCACCGTGAAGGGGACGGGCTTTCGAACCACCGCTTCCAACAACGTCGTCAGGTTCAACGGGACGCCCGCGACCGTGACGAGCGCGACCATCACCAGCCTGAGCACGGCGGTGCCGCCCGGGGCCACGTCGGGGCCGACCAGCGTTCAGGTGGGGAATGCGATCTACCTCGGGCCGCTCTTCTCGGTCGACGTCGTGCTCTCGAGCTTTGCGCCGACCAGCGGTTCCGCCGGGACCGTGGTCACCATTGACGGCTCGGGCTTCGATCCGAGCGCGCTCGCGAACAACCGGGTCTTCTTCGGAAGCATCCCTGCGACCGTTACGGCTGCGACCGCGACCCGCTTGACCACCGTCGTGCCGAGCAACGCGACGAGCGGCGCCATCACCGTCGTCGTCAGCGGCAACGCGAAGCAGAGCGCGACGAGTTTCACGGTGCCGGTGGTCATCTCGAGCTTCGTGCCCACCGCGGGCACGCCCGGGACCCAGGTCACCATTTCGGGCTCGGGGTTCGGAACCGTCGCCGGGGCGATTTCGGTCAAGATTAACAACCAAGCTGTGACGCTTCTGGCGGCCGCTCCGAACAGCTTGACCGTCCAGCTCGGCTCAGCGATGACGACCGGCACGGGACCCGTTGCGGTCACGGCCAATGGTCAATCCGCGACGAGCGCAGCGAGCTTTGGCGTCTTCAACGGAATTGCCTCAAGCGCTCTCATCCAGACCATCGCCGGCCGGAACGCCCCGACCGACGGCACCCTCGCGACGCTCTGGAGCCTGCGCACTCCCAGCCACGTCGCGTGCGATGCGGCGGGCAACGTGTATCTCAGCATCCGGAACGCCGTCTACCGGGTAAGCCCCGGGGGCGCCTTCACCCGCATGGCGGGGGGCGAGTACCCCGGCTACTCGGGCGACGGCGGACCCGCCACCAGCGCCCGCCTCAACAGTCCGCACGGCGTTGCCCTGGACGCCTCGGGGAACCTCTACATCGCGGATCGGCTCAATCATCGCATTCGCAAGGTCAGCGCCGGGACCATCACCACCGTGGCGGGGAACGGCAACTGGGGCTTTTCCGGTGACAACGGCTCGCCCCTGAGCGCCAAGCTGGATAGCCCCGAAGGCGTCGTGCTGGACGCTTCGGGCACCCTCTACATCGCTGATTCCAGCAACTTCCGGGTCCGCAAGGTCAGCGGGGGGCTCATCACGACCGTCGCAGGCAACGGTGCCTCGGCTTACTCGGGCGAGGGAGTGGCGACGAGCGTGGCGATTTCGCCCCCACGCTACATCGCCCTGGACGCCTCGGGCAACCTCTACATCGCCGATACCGACAACCATCGGGTGCGCAAGGTGGACACTTCGGGCACCATCAGCACCGTGGCGGGGGACGGCAATCGGGGCTTTTCGGGGGACAGCGGCAGCGCTACGAGCGCCCGTCTCGATAGCCCGCGGGGGCTTGCGTTCGATGCCTCGGGGAACCTCTACATCACGGACTATTACAACGGTCGCATTCGGAAGGTCAGTGGCGGCGTCATCACCACGGTCGTAGGCAACGGGGGGGCCGCCTTCGGCGGGGATGGCGGCGCTGCGACGAGCGCGACGCTCCGCTACCCGAAAGCGATCGCGTTCGACCCTACAGGGAATCTCTACATCGCGGACAACGAGAACCATCGCATTCGCAAGGTCAGCGGGGGGATCATCTCGACGTTCGCCGGCAACGGCGCCCTGATCAGCGGGGACGGGGCGGCGGCGAGCGATGCCCAGTTCGGCGCGCCTGCCGGCCTTGCTTTGGACGCCTCGGGCAACCTGTACATGGCGGATTCCAGCCAGCATTGCATCCGAAAGATCACCGCTGCTGGCGTCATCACCACGATTGCAGGGGATGGCAACGCAGGCTTTTCTGGGGACGCTGGGCCGGCGACGAGCGCGAGGCTCAACAACCCGCATGCGCTTGTGTTGAATGGTGCGACCGCCCTCTACGTGGCCGACTCGGACAACCATCGCGTTCGCAAAATCGACCTGGCGAGCGGCATCATCACGACCGTCGCCGGCGGCGGCGCCACCCTGGGGGATGGCGGGGCGGCGACCGCCGCTCAGCTGAGCGGGCCGGTGGGGCTCGCCATTGACTCATCGGGCAACCTCTATGTCTCGGAGCCCGGGGCGGCACGTGTTCGGAAGATCACCTCGGGGAATGTCATCACGACCTTCGCGGGAGGCGGAGCCACGCTCGGCGACGGGGGGCCTGCGACCAGCGCGAACCTGTATCAGCCCCATGGGCTCGCGGTGACGCCGAGCGGGGAGCTGCTCATCGCGGATATGTGGAACCATCGGATCCGGAAGGTCAGCGGCGGCATCATCAGCACGATTGCAGGTGCGGGCGGCGGCGGAGACGGGGGGCCCGCGACGACGGCCGGCCTCTACTACCCGTCGAGCATCGCGCTGGACAGTTACGGGACGCTCTACATCGCCGAGGGCTACAAGATCCGGCGCGTCGACACGCTGAACGTCA
The nucleotide sequence above comes from bacterium. Encoded proteins:
- a CDS encoding IPT/TIG domain-containing protein encodes the protein MHLMRLPFVLALALMLAACRLPSSSVAPMPSGPEKTQVEAEAVRELTGKVAFPRALRPQATLEEVAAGATVSLISTGTNQTIATTVTDSAGRFILTFRSAFKPDPGTVYYLEASKGLRDNSPSLPLVRVRTLAKYVNGKWATMTRDEILLDETTTALSIGSALRNGNPAPFDFASLIGAVQIGSPSVYVPVPGLSASDCDAIRTIVNQALVADRDPMASVVLDNGVNAWVAANQGQPDLMVTVFTPGTGGVGTPVTVKGTGFRTTASNNVVRFNGTPATVTSATITSLSTAVPPGATSGPTSVQVGNAIYLGPLFSVDVVLSSFAPTSGSAGTVVTIDGSGFDPSALANNRVFFGSIPATVTAATATRLTTVVPSNATSGAITVVVSGNAKQSATSFTVPVVISSFVPTAGTPGTQVTISGSGFGTVAGAISVKINNQAVTLLAAAPNSLTVQLGSAMTTGTGPVAVTANGQSATSAASFGVFNGIASSALIQTIAGRNAPTDGTLATLWSLRTPSHVACDAAGNVYLSIRNAVYRVSPGGAFTRMAGGEYPGYSGDGGPATSARLNSPHGVALDASGNLYIADRLNHRIRKVSAGTITTVAGNGNWGFSGDNGSPLSAKLDSPEGVVLDASGTLYIADSSNFRVRKVSGGLITTVAGNGASAYSGEGVATSVAISPPRYIALDASGNLYIADTDNHRVRKVDTSGTISTVAGDGNRGFSGDSGSATSARLDSPRGLAFDASGNLYITDYYNGRIRKVSGGVITTVVGNGGAAFGGDGGAATSATLRYPKAIAFDPTGNLYIADNENHRIRKVSGGIISTFAGNGALISGDGAAASDAQFGAPAGLALDASGNLYMADSSQHCIRKITAAGVITTIAGDGNAGFSGDAGPATSARLNNPHALVLNGATALYVADSDNHRVRKIDLASGIITTVAGGGATLGDGGAATAAQLSGPVGLAIDSSGNLYVSEPGAARVRKITSGNVITTFAGGGATLGDGGPATSANLYQPHGLAVTPSGELLIADMWNHRIRKVSGGIISTIAGAGGGGDGGPATTAGLYYPSSIALDSYGTLYIAEGYKIRRVDTLNVITTLAGGAAFVDNVSAIGSSVEWTTQILVNQAGNGLYLLDANNSRIRRIQ
- a CDS encoding IPT/TIG domain-containing protein, with product MHTRFLRVCLIVLCLVAQTACFFPVAAPRALGGNGETSATTNSVPPLSGRIAFSRGYGTQADLEDVAVGATVSLINTGTNQTDATSVTDEKGRFVLSFGSKFKPERTALYYLEASKGLGGNLPGNNAARVRTLVKFSGGWTSLTNATPGGGIVLDPVTTAVSIGAALRNGNPARFDFATLIGAVTPGLPSRYAPVSGLSEADCTAILVLVEQALGLDRDPTAGVALELDEWVEATQNNARLFVSALTPSSGSVNTDVTVTGTGFSPTPSNNVLRFNGTPAGVVASSATSMRTSVPAGATSGQTSVQVGARLQLGPIFSVEVRPASFIPTSGSAGTVVTITGTGFDTGILANNAVTFSGVAATVTSATATSLTATVPTAAVSGPIAVSVNGNAQTIDGNFTVPVSVASFAPASGGPGQTVVLTGAGFSSTPADNLVTFNGVAATVVSATPTSLQVQVPVGATSGPVSVMVKGQRGTTAASFLVGAALRANAVIQTIAGSSPLAPPPGVKALDWSLPPLDGKMACDAAGNFYFIGNARVWKVTTSGTLSLVAGGGATLGDGGPATNALLNNPKGLALDAAGALYIADTGHNRIRKVSGGLITTVAGGGSGFGDGGPATAALLSNPNGIALDAEGTLYIADTNNSRIRKVSDGIISTIAGNGNFGATGDGGPPANAVLGYPFGVAVDATGAIYVADTYNNRIRKISSGVITTVAGGGSGLGDGGPATGAQLAFPQAIEVDAAGAFYVADTNNSRIRKVSGGIITTVAGGGSASDDGGPATGAQLSSPHGIALDATGTLYLVDSNRKRIRKVVAGTITTAAGNGFASFAGDGGPATAALFSAPYSVAVDPQGTVYVAELQNNRVRMIREGIVTTVAGGGSATGDGGPATEALLNGPFGVALGPDGSLYISEAYGNKVRKVTTGIITTVAGGGGTLGDDGPAINAKLAMPAGLAVDASGSLYVADTGQHRIRKVSGGIITTVAGGGSILGDEGPATSAKLNSPYGVALDAVGNLYIADTSHSRIRKVSTGIITTVAGGGSTLGDGGPGTSAQVLTPYSVAVDPLGTLYIADTSNYRIRKLSSGTITTVAGSGAPGPTGDGGLATSAQFFPVGLAVDSAGSLYIADGQAGRIRKVY